The Setaria viridis chromosome 9, Setaria_viridis_v4.0, whole genome shotgun sequence sequence CTTAAAATACAGAGTGTATGTATCGTTTCTCCCATATCTGTACATTTGTCATTTGATTGATTACTAGCCCCCGAAGGCCCAAGCCGTTGTTGTCACTACCATTACAGTCAGTTCCCTTTGTCAGCTGTTCCGTCGCATCTTTAAGTCTCTTCCGCGACCCAAATTTGTACACCTTACCAATTCCTCTGCGTATAATCTAAGACCATGGTTTTCAAAACAAATAAATTAGTCATAAGTACAGATAGGCACTAGTAAATATGCTGAAAACAGTAGCAGCTAGATAAAGTGAAAAATGTCCACGTCTGACCTACAGATCACTCTGCAGATCAATCAATTTGATTCTACAGAAAAACAGCTAACTCTTGATGCAGGCACAAAATACAGATTGCAACTATAAATTCCTCTGCTGTGATAATGTCTAACTTGGCTGTAGTAATTTGATTTGTTCAAGTTTACGAgaaaatactccctccgattACAAATATTAGTAGTTTAATTAGGTTTTCTAGAGTCAAATGTTGTTAGCCTTGAGCCCTTGACCATGGATAGCTAAAAATTCAAATAATTTTGCAAGATATGATGctagattcatcatgaaaagTAATTTCAGAATATATCATTTTTCCTATCTGCGATAAATACAATTTTAGAAAATTGATAGTCAAACTTTCACCTTTACATTTGTGATGGGGGAGCATATTGTTCCGAAATTTAACAAAGTGCACAATGAACACGGATCTCATGATGTATACATCATATAAAAGGGTAACAACTAGAACTTACCAAAACTTCGACAAAAATCAGCTCAACAAATGAATCAACACAGCCTCAAAGATGATTGACAAAATAACCATGTGAAACTGTTGTTAGCTGATGTCACTTTCAGGCCTTGAACCTAATGGCTGAGGCAGCTTTTTTAGAAGCTCAGCTTCTCTTGCTATTTGAATATCTGATGGCCAAAAGGTCTGATATATTACTTTGCAAAGGAACCGAGGAAGTAACCCAAGGACTATTATAAGACAAACACTAAGCCAGTAAGTCCTTGAAGCAGCCATGTTGTATATTGTCCTGCCAGGAATAAGAAAATAGAATCTCATGATGCTTGCCTTAGGTGATAAAGTAAACCAGTCAGTCAGAACTTACCCGTAGTTGGGGAAAATTGGTATTGAGTCTATTAACACCATGCACAAAAACGTAGCAGCTATAGAACCCCACACAGCAAGATGGGTAATAAGCACCCAACGTCGAATGTCCATGGCCAGATGAATATTGACAATTATAACCACGGCAATTGTCCACAAACTTCCCATACTCCATATGTCCATTGTACTGATATTGTATGTGAAGAAAGGAACATAGAAAAGGACAAGGCTCTGCCACAAGGTATCTACCATTGTGATCCAGAAGAGTGTCAGGTTGTAGCCCTCATTTCGAAGCCCTGCTTCATATAGTCTAGGGTAATATAGAAGGGTATTATGACTCAAGTCCTTGTCCAGAATGCCAACTACTACAGTTGGAACTGAGGTGTATATAAGGGAATAGAAAACACTACTCCAATCTGTTAATGCCAGAGTTGCAGAATAAGCTGTATATAAGATATACCTACAGAGATAATGAAACATGTCAAACTTTCAGAAAATAAAGAGTATTGCAATAATAATTTTTGGCACTTAGCGAACTCTAATGGATCTCAAATGAACAATTACTGTAAGTTGGGCCCTAAACTGCCTGATTGTCAttaaacaaacaaaataaatatcaaacTTACAGTAAATCAAGATGTATATGATATCACAAATGAATATAACCATGTGCAAATGATTTCTCTACAAAGAATCACACATGGCACATGGACATGCATGCACAGATCAATTCACACCATCTGACAACCACCATTTCAGTCTTCTATACTGTTTTGCAATGTTTGTCCAGTTCACATATCTAAGTGGGTATTTGATTATTATTTAGAACTATGTCGAATTTGTACTCATTGGATAGACCAGTAGTTCATCTGTCGAACAAAACCAATAACGACCTGATTTCATAAAAACTTGCTTAGCTTATGAGCCTCCAAGGTATGTGGACCAGAAAAACATTGTAAAACAGAGGTGGTACTATGCAATGCTAAAATTCTGAAATCTAAATGCTCAAGCACCAATGAAAAAAGGCTCTACAGGGAACACACAAGCATAGTGAGGGGGAGGTCATACCAGAAAAGCATTAACACAAAAACAGCATTCCGATAGAAGTTGTAGAGGATCATGTAAGCGATGCGCTGATAATTCCAGTGCCCATGTACAAGAAGTAATCTCTTCAGAAAGCGGAACTGTCCCATAGCAAAGTCTGAAGCCATCACTGCCTGACGGCCTTCTTGACCGCATATACCAACACCAACATCTGCCATCTGTATCATTGAAACATCATTTGCCCCTGCCAAAAGATGAAACAGGATCACAATAGGAAGGTGTGTTGCTTGGAAGGTTAAAGAGTAGAAAAAATTATAGTCACAAGAATAAGATGACAAAAGGCAAATATAAGTGTAAGTATCTGTTTCATTGTGGTCCATCAAAAATTTTCATCTCTGCTGTTGAAAGATTATGTTCAACATATAGTGAATTAATAGTACAAACTATTACCAATATACACTTGAACAGGACCCTTTTGAAATGCAGCTATCAGATATGGTCAAGATAAATAAAACAATTTTTAGCTCTATTTACGGATAATGCAGTTCAATTATAACGGGAAAACTAAAAAGGACACCATTCACTAGAATTTCAACTCTTGTTTAAGAAAGTTTCCATCAGCCATTACTAGCAATCACACATAAAATTTTAAGCAATTGATTGTTAACAGATGGACTGAGGTACTAACTAGAAAAGGTATTCAGTATCTCACCATCACCAATCGCTAGGGTCATGTCACTCGTTCTGCTTTTAATCAAATCAACAATGCCAGCCTTTTGCAGAGGAGCAACACGGCAGCAAATGACGACTTTACATGAAGTTGCCAAGTCAAATAACTGTCAAATAGAAAGTAGCAAAAGGTTAATTCAAGAATGAAGGCACAAGAAATTCACTTCAACTCGATAATAAAGCTATTGCATGTGCATTGAGGGATGATCTGTGGAAACGATAGTGCATTTAACTGACCACCAAATTAAAAATATGTGACAATTATAAAAGGAAAAATTCCTCGCATGCCACTGGGTAAAACCTAAATCCCTCATATGCCACTGTCACTGGCTGCGGGGTCCCCAGATGTCATAGACACATCGGTGAGACGGTGACATATGATGGATTATGATTTTTCAAACAGGCATATAAGATTATAAAAAGTCAACTAGTGCAGATGAGATCAAACCTCAGATTCAAGATCTTTCTCTAGAATATAAACAAGGGAGCTCCCATCAATTATCAGTGCTAGCTCAGTGCCATCAAAATTTGTCACTTTCTCGCTGTACTCTGACTTGTCACCAGCAATGACTCCAGTTAATTCAAAGTTTGGAGTAGCACTTTCAGACATGTGGCCGTTTGAGGACCTCAATTTAGAAATATCACCATTGTACAAATCTTCTGCACCTTGTGAATCCCTTCGAAAATCAGCCGACTTTATTCCAAATCTGGCTTTAGCATCAGCTAGAAGATGCTTGCACTCAAACTCTGAGGAACCATTTATGATAATTGAATGCATGCTTGGAGTCAACAGCCGACATGACAAACCAATTGATATAGCAGTTTCTTGTTTATCGCCTGTAAGAACCCACACCTTGATTCCAGCCTGCCGGAGGGACTCAATGGCCTCAGGAACACCATCCTGCAACTTATCTTCAATTCCGGTTGCACCAAGAAGAGTCAGATTGCACTCTACTAGACCTGCTGTCTGACGGAGCTTTGCTGATCTCTCATGCATGGAGGTACTAGCTTCTTCATAGCTTTCCTGCCATTCAATGAATTCTGCATCCGTTAGGTTTTTTGAACCAATCACTAAGGTTCGTAGACCCTCTGATGAATATCCTGACAAATGATTTTTTGTAGCTTCTATAATTTTGGCATGCAATGAATCATAAAGCCCATCACCAATCTCTACTTTCAAAATGCTCAACATTGATGTATCAGCACCTTTCACAAGAACTTTTACATTGTTGTCCGGAAACCTTACAACAACAGACATCCTTTTTCTCACACTGTCAAATTCATGGAGACCAAGAACATCCAACCTGGTTATAACAATAAGATTGGTTAGTAAATACACCCCTGAAAAAAGTTAGAACATATAAAATGCATTCCTTGGGACTGATATTGGTGGTAGCTACAATTTGTCACAGAGAACTTAGAAGGTTGCAGTATTTACCTTAACCTCTCCCCCAAAACATCTATAACAATGTGACCGGTTGTTCTTTCCACAAGAGTATACCCGTAAGCAGAAGCTGCAGTTACTAAAGCCTGCTCATCAGGTGACTCTCCCTGATAATCAATTGCACCTATCTCATCCACTTCGTTCGTCAAGTCGTGAGAAGTCTCTGTGCTGACAGGGATTACTGTGTTGCATGCAGCCAGAGTAAGGAAAAAGTCATGAGCAGCAAGCCTTTCTTCCCCAATCAATGGTTGATTCAGAAGCGCCATCAGTGCCGAATCAACATTGATTTTGGGCTTCCTGCCACTTTGTCTCAATGACTCTGTAAAATGAGACAAGCTTATTATGGATTGATGAATGATCTAAAGTTAATGAGGTTGAGAAAATAAATCATTTGATTTGCTGGCACGGAGACAGGAAATCTGAATAATTCTGAATTTGGCATAGTATGGACTATAGACCAGGTTTCAAAgaccattttttaaaaaatccaaGACCTAGAAGGAGCCAAGTTACCACCTTACCAGTTGTTCATTTAATCCCAGACACTTCTTATTTTTCAATTCAGGCACACTCACAATGGACTATTGGAACATGGTTTAGACAATAATATAGCAGGTCTGCTATCCGAGTATGGTAGTACCTAGCAGACTAGCACCAAAATGGGCAGACTGCAGATACAGGCTTCCATTGTTCTCATCAACAAGCTGTGGTAAAATGTGGTGTTTTCTTTCTTCTCATTGGAGCATCGActtttaaaatgaaaaaaattataatttgcTGTGCAACTTGGTCAGGCAAGGATCGCAACAGAAATGAACAAGTTATATGGTGTACAAGTTGGATTATTTATGCAAACAAGCTGCAAAATACAGCTCCTCCAATAAAAGCAGGATAGTAGGTGGAAATTTTATGGCTGATCAAGAAATTTGAAAGTTTGGGTTTAACCTAGTATAGTGATGGATGGAATATGGGGCCCAACTATGGTTGCTTCTCGGTTTTCTCCTAGAGAACAAGCTATCTAAAAGGTTACTCAAAGTTCTTAACACAAAAAGAAGAGGCtgattcaaaaaagaaaagaaaaaacagaggTCGGTAGCCTTGCCTGTAGTGCTTATTTCATGTGAAAAGTCACTAGTGACTTGCAAAGAACTGCCATAGTTCTTCCCGTAGATGCTAGCTTGCTGAAATTCCATCTTGTTTTGTGTCAAGGTGCCTGTTTTGTCAGAAAATATGTATCGTATTTGGCCCAGGTCCTCGTTGATATTCAAGGATCGACACTGAAATCTTGAGCCTGAATTACTGTCATACATGCGTGTATCTCCAATCATGAAGTATGATTGCCCCACCCTGACTAACTCCATTGTGATGTACAGAGATATCGGTATCATTATCTGAAAGATTATCACGGAACTGAGGAAGGAGAAAAATATCTCTAAAGCAATGCCATAAAACTTGAAATCTTTTCGATTCTCCCGGCCAAAAGTAAAGTACTTTCTTCTATAGTATGGCAGGGCGTCCAGGTTTTTAGAATTTTTAAACAGCCAAACCCCCATCCCAGTAGCCACAACTGAGCATATGATCAAGAGGAAAGCTGATAACCAAAGTGTTTCCCTGTTCATGTAACTCTCTAGGTTGCTGCTCTTTGAAGGAGATATCGTGCTGTTCAACATAGCTTTTGTCTCCTGACCAGCATAGACGACGACCCCAATAATCCATTCTGTGTTTTTAAGCTGACATCCACGTAATACAATGTTTGATTGTCCAAGTGGAACCCTCTGGCTGTTCAACTCCATGGTAGCTGTAAACTCGTAGATATTTCTGTTGGGCTGCTCACATTTGATCAAGCCTGAATATGAGGCATCGCATATCATGGAAGTAGTTTCCTGGCGAGCATACCTTGTTTTTAGGTTGGACTCTCCATCTAAATTCATAGTTTGGATATAAGCGATACCATTTGGATCACTTGTACCCAGCAAAACCATGTCACATGGCATGGTTTCATTGGCATGAATTTTGACAACCTCCCCTGCACAAATGTTTTTCCACTTTTTCAACCGAAAATCACCATGTTGAAGGACAAGTGCCTCTCGGTTATTTTCATTTCTGTCGGACCTGTGACGCCGCCAATCCTCATATCCATCTTTTATAGCAGTCACAAACAACACAAAAAGCAGCGGGAAAAGAGAAGCAGTTCTTCCAAATACAGCTAAAGGAGGGAGCTGGTTAAGAGCAGCTATGACTAGGAAGTATACGTATGCCAGCCGATGAAACTGTATGAAGAGGTTCTTAGGCAGGAAAGTAATCAAAGTATACTTGCTTGTCCTGATCTCATTCCCAGTAAATTCATACCGATCGTTTGTCCTGTTAGGATCATTAATGTAAATTAACCTTGGCTCATGCTCAGATGAAAATGGATCTTCAAACTGTGAACTCTTGTTCCTGACTCTCTGGGAGCGATTTGGCTTCTCATGGGAAGTAGATACCATTCCGATATCTAGTGATGATGGAGAACGCTGCATCTCCATTGCACCACCCCAAGAAACCTTCCGCTGCCTCTCCTTCTGAGAGCATTCCACCGAGAGACGATGGAAGAAGTGTGAATCAGCAGACTGGAAGTGCTCTGCCACCCTGCTCACATCAGACACCTCCTGATGATGTCCTGGTTCAACCTCCCTTTCATCTGCAAGGCTTACAGAAGCCGTGTCACAATCCTCGTACAGTGATGAAGAGAATGAATCAGTAGTGCAGAGGCAGCCTAATGAGGCTACCGAAGGCCGAGCAGGAGCCTGCTGCTTTAAAGGTGAATCTGCACTTCCGGACGACGACGGGAGCAAGGGCTGACCAGTAGTCATATATAACTGCCGGCTCCCAACCCCAACATCATCACAATAAGAACTCCAGCTACAAGGAGGGGCTCAGTTGAACGATGCAGGATTCCAGCATACTGTGTGCTGAACCCGTCTCATCTTTGCACAATTTAACACCATGCGCAGCTCCACAATTACAGATTACTCCAACCTATTGAAACAAAACATACAGCAAAAGCTTTAGTATCATCAGTCCATGTACTACTCTAAGGACAATGGCTCACTCTGGAGCACACCTCGACAGCTATTACTCGAAGCTGGATCAAAAACTCCTCGAGCTTCTAGTGAATGCAGGTTAGTTAAAGTAAAAACAGCTGAATCAGCAACTACTGAACTTCGTAAATGTACAAAAAGGGAAACAATATTGCACACGCAAAGGGAAAACTCAAAACCTAATCAATCAATCGAGTACCGATTCAAGCACCTAAAATTCAAATTCTCTAATACCGGAGTTATGTCCAGAAGCTAGATCAAACAATTCGCACCGCTTTAACGAGATAAAATCAGCCGATAAACCCCCGAAGAAAAACTTCACGCGGAACATTTCCCAGATCACGCCAAAGGGAGACAACATGGGGACCAGGACAGGATCAGGACACGCACCGGCAGCAGGGGCGCCTCTGGATCGAGCCAAACCAATGCCGAGCCGAGCGTGCGGCGGCGCCCTCCCTGTCGGCGCGGCGGATCCGGCTGGGCGCCTCTGGCGGATCTgaccgcgccgcggcggcggtggcgggggcggcgggctgCGGCGCCGCGCTCCGGGGGTCGGATcgcgcggatccggcggggcCGCGCGATGCGCCTGGGGTTTCGCCCGCGCGACGGCGGACGGCGACGTGgcgaggggagaggaggagagcggcgGGCGGCTAAGGTGTGTGGTGTGAGACGAGATGaactacaattttttttcctcgcctttttttttttttgtcttcgtTTTTCCGCGTTCGTGAGATcggggaggcgaggcgagggggaagggaggaggcgctggagctggGGTGCTGGACGGGTGGAGGAGCGCGAATTATTCACCCGATTCGCGTGTGATTTGTGCGTCGCTTCGCTGCGTTGTATCGTTTGCGGGGGTTATTTCCAGTTTTGCCCATGGCGTTGGGGTTATTTTGGGGGGACGAGCTTGTCGTGAGCTGATTCTGGCAAGTACAGTTCAGGTGTGGCAGTTCAAAATCTCCAACTTCTTGCTGCTGCCCAACAACTTTCGACCTCTCCAGCTCAGAAGGCATATTTTTGGCAAAgatttcttaatttttttcagGATGCCCTTGAAAATCTTGTGCAGTGCCAGCCTGCTAGGAAACAACACTTGAGATGTGGGAATTGGACTTCACTTTTGGTGAAAAAAATGGCACTGTTTCAATCAAACTCTCACAAAAACCTAAGTTCATTTTTGCAATGAAATATGTGAAAATTTACAAACCAAAAACCTACACATGGCTATTTCTCCAAGCATATTGAGTCAACCTATAAGCGTATAGAAtgtcttctccttttctttttacacTTGTCTGTTTAAATACAAGACATTTACCTAAATACCATCATATGGATCAGATATTGGGATAACAatgttcaaaaagaaaaagtatGTACTCCGTACAAGAAAGAAAAGACGCAGCGATACTTTTTCCCTGCTCTAGCGCATTTCATATATGTAGTCcttatttctattttttcatATTTCTCTCACTTAATATACATAAAAAAGGTAGCCATCTAGTAGGTTTTTTACGATAAAGAAAGCTTTATCACGCCACCTCCATCGCTTTTAAAGTGTTTTCTAGCATTGAAAGCAACTTCACATACAATGGACTCGTACAACTATTATCCACCTAGTGTAATATCGTTTTCCATTTATTATTATCCTTTCACGAATCAAAATTTCTTTATTATGAAGCGAAACACAATACATGTGATTCTTTTTCGATTACAAACtgaaaaatactccctccgttccaaattgtaggtcgttttagcttttccaggttcatagatattattatgcatctagacatacactgtattttagatgtataataatatctatgcaccttaaaaagttaaaacgaactgcaatttgaaacggagtgaGTAGAGAGCAAAAGCCACCGAACGCAACCTCTGTTTCTCACCTTTTCATACTACTAGCGACCAACCATGCATATTAAATATTATAGTCATATTACTTTCACAATCAAAAGGTTTGCTTTCCCTTTCCTTAGTAGCATAATCAAAGTGCGCAATTCCGATAAAATTAAATGAATGTGTTGTTTGCTtcgcgaaaaaaaaaagaggaaatgcGTTTGCCGTGGCGTGTTTCCGCGGGAGGAGGCGACGTGAAGAGAGGTCTTCGCGCTTTTCTTCGTCCGTTGGGAAATCAAGTCACGGATATCCACGGGCCCACCACGCCACCACCGTCGTCCCCGGCCGAACTCGCATTTGACGACGACGAGTGGAGCGCTGGCAGCCAATACCCCTGGATTGGATCGCAGACGGAGTGCTTTGGTGGATCCAGATCATCCACTACCGCGTAGGAAATCCACTACAGAGACCCATTGCCGGCGCCGGTGCCCTGAACAGAGATCCCCTGATCTCTTCTTGTCCATGTTGCTGCTTCGAAGAGAACCCATGTGCTCAATGCTACGGAGTAGTAGCTAATTTCATCGCTGCGAACACAGGCATCCGGGCATGTGATGTACGGTACCCAAATCCAGACGCAGCACGATCCGGCCTCGGGGCCTCAGAGTCTAGTGGTCTTGCTCAAATTCTTTTTCGCAGAATTCACATGCAGGAGACTGGAAGAGTGTACTGCAAAGTCTCCGCCGATGACGAACTTTGCGGCGAATTTCGTCACATCGGCAGCGCTGGCCACTGAACTTCTGGAGTTCTGAATGCTGCTGCACCTGCACTTGCGCAGCTCGGGTTCTGGGGGGCCAATGGCGCAGAGGGCAGGGTCTCAGAAGATCCGGGGAACCCGTGCGTGCGCGCACGTTCGCCGACGTGGATCCGTGAACTTTTCCGGctcgcgtcgtcgtcgcctggTTCGTTCGGTTGGGTTGGGGAGTTGGGACCATCTTTTTCCTGGGCCTTTCCCTTTTTCCTCCGCCGTATTGCTGCTTGCTTATCGCCACGACCCACGAGTGTTCCGGCCCAAAGGTAAACAAACACTATCCACAAATCATTCTTTCAAAGAAGGATTTGCACAAATCATCATGTCGTAGCGTGTCGCCGCGCGGTCGGTAACCGCGGAACGTTGCGTATCGAGCCTCgaaatttctgaatttttagCTGCCAGCCTGCCACCATACTCCAAGTCTCCAATCCTCTCTGCGACTCTGCCTTGTTTCGTTGCGTCTGGCAAACAAAGAGGCGGCGAAAACCTACTTGCCGCACGCGATCAAGCCACGGAGTGCGCGTTCAGCAATCAGAACGGGAACGTGGGACGGCAGCAAGTGGAAATCGTGCAGCTGCAGATAAGCCAGCCGCACTGGCGCGCCCGGTCACTGAATCACCACCCCTCACCCGGGCCCAAAAGTCAGCCGTGATCCATCCGTCCGGTGCAGAAGCGGAACGTGCCGCGCTCAGCTGACGCCACCAGCCCATCACCGACGCCACAAGTCCACAGGCCAGGCCCCCACCGCCCATGCCTCGCAGTCGCAGTCGCAGGCGCGCGCCCGTCCATCGAACGCACGCAGGCACCACCACGTCGGTCGGGtccggcggcagctccggccCCAGTCACCCCGCCACGCCACGGCGCCACCTCTGCCCCCGCGACCCAACGCGTGGTCGCCCCACGCGTCTTGTCGCGCGGCCCCGCCACGCGCGCGACGCGCCCGGAATCTTCGCGTCCCGGGGCCGGCCCCCGCCACGGATAAAGACGCAGCATCCGGCATCTCCCACGGCCGGATTCTCCGGCTCCCCtgatcccatcccatcccctCCAAACGTGTTCACCGATCCCGACGAAGCGAACAGAGAGAGACATGCAGCCCGTGTCGCGCTTGGCCCCCGCGCGGCCGCACGCGCGCGTGGGGACGACGACGTCGAAGTGCCAGGCCCGTGCCGcggccacgacgagccgcggctgCGCCTGGCCCTGCAGGCGCGTGGCTCCCGCGCCGCGCCTGCGCGCCCGCGCGACGTCGTGCGGAGGCCGGGGCACGACGGAGCCCGTCGAGGCGCGGGAGGACAacgcggagccggcggcggtcgaTGAGGCGGAGGCTGGGCTGGCGCCGGAGGAGCTGGAGGTGCTGGAGGAGGCGGCCATCGCGGGGGTGGACGAGGGGCGGCGGCCCACGGACTACGACCGCCGCGCGCACATCTTCGAGGAGAGCTCGCGGGTATTCCGGGAGCTCAAGCACCAacgggacggcgacggcggaggcggacaCGGTGGTGTGGCCGATGCTGCCACGGCGGCTGGAACAGGAACGCGCGAACATCAGCAGCTTGGGTGAAGCACCGTAGTAACGCTACTACGGTAGCGAACTTGTACGGTTGGAGTGATCAATCGTGCACGCTATGCTCACCGTTCAGACAGCGTTAGCGAGAACAGAGAAACGAATACGAGTGTACGACTCGAACTAATTGCGTTGCAATGTAAATGTTCAGATGGCTTGACTGAGGCGAACGAAAGCTTGTGCACACTCCGGTTCTGAGCTGTATGAAGCTCGTGCGATTGTGGCGACTG is a genomic window containing:
- the LOC117838311 gene encoding phospholipid-transporting ATPase 1 — translated: MTTGQPLLPSSSGSADSPLKQQAPARPSVASLGCLCTTDSFSSSLYEDCDTASVSLADEREVEPGHHQEVSDVSRVAEHFQSADSHFFHRLSVECSQKERQRKVSWGGAMEMQRSPSSLDIGMVSTSHEKPNRSQRVRNKSSQFEDPFSSEHEPRLIYINDPNRTNDRYEFTGNEIRTSKYTLITFLPKNLFIQFHRLAYVYFLVIAALNQLPPLAVFGRTASLFPLLFVLFVTAIKDGYEDWRRHRSDRNENNREALVLQHGDFRLKKWKNICAGEVVKIHANETMPCDMVLLGTSDPNGIAYIQTMNLDGESNLKTRYARQETTSMICDASYSGLIKCEQPNRNIYEFTATMELNSQRVPLGQSNIVLRGCQLKNTEWIIGVVVYAGQETKAMLNSTISPSKSSNLESYMNRETLWLSAFLLIICSVVATGMGVWLFKNSKNLDALPYYRRKYFTFGRENRKDFKFYGIALEIFFSFLSSVIIFQIMIPISLYITMELVRVGQSYFMIGDTRMYDSNSGSRFQCRSLNINEDLGQIRYIFSDKTGTLTQNKMEFQQASIYGKNYGSSLQVTSDFSHEISTTESLRQSGRKPKINVDSALMALLNQPLIGEERLAAHDFFLTLAACNTVIPVSTETSHDLTNEVDEIGAIDYQGESPDEQALVTAASAYGYTLVERTTGHIVIDVLGERLRLDVLGLHEFDSVRKRMSVVVRFPDNNVKVLVKGADTSMLSILKVEIGDGLYDSLHAKIIEATKNHLSGYSSEGLRTLVIGSKNLTDAEFIEWQESYEEASTSMHERSAKLRQTAGLVECNLTLLGATGIEDKLQDGVPEAIESLRQAGIKVWVLTGDKQETAISIGLSCRLLTPSMHSIIINGSSEFECKHLLADAKARFGIKSADFRRDSQGAEDLYNGDISKLRSSNGHMSESATPNFELTGVIAGDKSEYSEKVTNFDGTELALIIDGSSLVYILEKDLESELFDLATSCKVVICCRVAPLQKAGIVDLIKSRTSDMTLAIGDGANDVSMIQMADVGVGICGQEGRQAVMASDFAMGQFRFLKRLLLVHGHWNYQRIAYMILYNFYRNAVFVLMLFWYILYTAYSATLALTDWSSVFYSLIYTSVPTVVVGILDKDLSHNTLLYYPRLYEAGLRNEGYNLTLFWITMVDTLWQSLVLFYVPFFTYNISTMDIWSMGSLWTIAVVIIVNIHLAMDIRRWVLITHLAVWGSIAATFLCMVLIDSIPIFPNYGTIYNMAASRTYWLSVCLIIVLGLLPRFLCKVIYQTFWPSDIQIAREAELLKKLPQPLGSRPESDIS
- the LOC117839659 gene encoding uncharacterized protein, with product MQPVSRLAPARPHARVGTTTSKCQARAAATTSRGCAWPCRRVAPAPRLRARATSCGGRGTTEPVEAREDNAEPAAVDEAEAGLAPEELEVLEEAAIAGVDEGRRPTDYDRRAHIFEESSRVFRELKHQRDGDGGGGHGGVADAATAAGTGTREHQQLG